A single region of the Neisseriaceae bacterium genome encodes:
- the ugpB gene encoding sn-glycerol-3-phosphate ABC transporter substrate-binding protein UgpB codes for MFLKKIKLGVVLFSSLAALYACGDGGKSSNNEIVFWHSFSGGLGNELNAIIDDFNQANPDIKVKAINKGSYDDALNAGIAAVRSNNAPDILQVFEVGTATMMYSGNIIKPVSQLMEEVGIPFNSSDFVDAVAAYYSDNNGRLVSMPFNSSTAVFYYNKDAFRNIGLDPNRPPKTFEEVQEIAKQLVTNKNSGVNCGVTVTWPAWILLETGSARNNTPYANKNNGFGGIDARISFDYPYYVRILTDLSEMSKDRSFVYGGRGDRANELFTTEQCAMLLDSSGNYSDIKANSKFSFGVATIPYYASIEGAPQTGIIGGASLWVFNGKSEAKYRSIAKFLKYLSSPKVMAQWHQKTGYVPVTKAAYALTKEQGYYDSNPDAEVPIQYLNSNPNGKKLGIRLGNLPAIRDIEQAEMEKVFDYKLTPQEALSHMQEKANKKLEEFEKNHQSF; via the coding sequence ATGTTTTTAAAAAAAATTAAATTAGGTGTAGTTTTATTTTCCAGTTTGGCTGCTCTTTATGCTTGTGGTGATGGAGGGAAGTCATCCAATAATGAAATTGTTTTTTGGCATTCTTTTAGTGGTGGATTAGGTAACGAGTTAAATGCCATTATCGATGATTTTAATCAGGCAAATCCGGATATTAAAGTTAAAGCTATTAATAAGGGTAGTTATGATGATGCCTTAAATGCGGGTATTGCTGCTGTTCGTTCTAATAATGCTCCTGACATACTGCAAGTCTTTGAAGTAGGAACTGCTACAATGATGTATTCAGGTAATATCATTAAGCCAGTTAGTCAGCTGATGGAAGAAGTGGGCATCCCATTCAATTCTTCTGATTTTGTGGATGCTGTAGCTGCTTATTATTCAGATAATAATGGTCGTTTAGTTTCTATGCCATTTAATAGTTCTACTGCTGTTTTTTACTATAATAAAGACGCTTTCAGAAACATAGGGTTAGATCCTAATAGACCTCCTAAAACATTTGAGGAAGTACAAGAAATAGCTAAGCAGTTGGTTACTAATAAGAACTCAGGGGTAAATTGTGGAGTAACTGTTACATGGCCAGCATGGATTTTATTGGAAACTGGTTCCGCAAGAAATAATACTCCCTATGCAAATAAAAATAATGGCTTTGGTGGGATAGATGCACGTATTTCTTTTGATTATCCCTATTATGTCAGGATTTTAACTGATTTAAGTGAAATGTCTAAAGATAGGAGCTTTGTTTATGGAGGGCGAGGGGATAGAGCTAATGAGTTGTTTACTACCGAACAGTGTGCTATGTTGTTAGATAGTTCTGGTAATTACTCTGATATAAAAGCGAATAGTAAGTTCTCATTTGGTGTCGCTACAATACCTTATTATGCTTCTATTGAAGGTGCTCCTCAAACGGGTATTATTGGTGGTGCTTCTCTTTGGGTATTTAACGGTAAGTCTGAAGCTAAATACAGAAGTATTGCAAAATTTTTAAAGTATTTATCCTCTCCTAAAGTTATGGCACAGTGGCATCAAAAAACTGGTTATGTTCCTGTTACTAAGGCGGCTTATGCTTTAACCAAAGAGCAAGGTTATTACGATAGTAACCCGGATGCGGAGGTGCCAATTCAATATTTAAATTCTAATCCAAATGGTAAGAAACTGGGAATCCGTTTGGGTAATTTACCGGCCATACGTGATATTGAACAGGCAGAAATGGAAAAGGTTTTTGATTATAAGCTAACACCACAAGAAGCTTTGAGCCATATGCAAGAAAAAGCTAATAAAAAATTGGAAGAATTCGAAAAAAATCACCAATCGTTTTAA
- the ugpE gene encoding sn-glycerol-3-phosphate ABC transporter permease UgpE, whose translation MVENRPVFNILSHIILILGVIVIVFPIYVAFIASTQASIDIKDAPMSLLPGGNMWQNYSTALTEGITGGASVNRMLQVSFIVAMGVALGKIILSLLAAFALVYFRFPLRKTIFGLIFITLMIPVEVRISPTYDIVTKFNLINTYSGIILPLIASATATFLFRQFFMTVPHELVEAARVDGAGPMRFFFDILIPLSKTSIAALFVIQFTYGWNQYLWPLLMKTTEEMSTIVVGIKLMIGTTDSTVDWGVVMATAMIALVIPTIVVLVLQKWFVKGLIDTEK comes from the coding sequence ATGGTAGAAAATCGCCCTGTCTTTAATATCTTAAGTCATATCATTTTAATTCTTGGGGTTATTGTTATTGTATTCCCTATTTATGTGGCATTTATTGCTTCTACACAAGCATCAATAGATATTAAAGATGCACCGATGTCTTTGTTGCCTGGTGGAAATATGTGGCAAAATTATAGTACAGCTCTTACAGAAGGCATAACAGGGGGAGCTTCTGTCAATAGAATGCTACAGGTGAGTTTTATAGTGGCAATGGGGGTTGCTTTGGGAAAGATTATTCTGTCATTATTGGCGGCCTTTGCATTGGTTTATTTTAGATTTCCTCTTAGGAAAACAATCTTTGGCTTGATTTTTATCACTTTAATGATACCAGTGGAGGTTCGAATTTCACCTACTTATGATATTGTTACTAAATTCAATCTTATTAATACTTATTCAGGAATCATTTTACCGTTGATTGCATCCGCTACAGCTACTTTTTTATTTCGACAATTTTTTATGACAGTTCCCCATGAGTTGGTAGAAGCAGCAAGAGTTGATGGTGCAGGGCCAATGAGGTTCTTTTTTGATATTTTAATCCCTCTTTCCAAAACCAGTATTGCAGCACTGTTTGTGATACAGTTTACTTATGGTTGGAATCAGTATTTGTGGCCATTGTTGATGAAGACAACAGAAGAAATGTCGACCATAGTTGTGGGCATTAAATTAATGATAGGGACAACTGATAGTACTGTAGATTGGGGGGTTGTAATGGCAACTGCTATGATTGCTCTAGTAATACCAACTATTGTAGTTTTGGTATTACAAAAGTGGTTTGTAAAAGGTTTAATAGATACGGAAAAATAA
- a CDS encoding rod shape-determining protein RodA, protein MEIEITNSDDYPVWIDSYQHGKIIINNMTYTQPIFIRDKHIQIVNKSFQELTIDDLLITSESKPEIIILGTGEKQIFLPGKLQVELYQNGLRVDTMNTASATHTLNLLIADNRRVWAWLWPF, encoded by the coding sequence ATGGAAATAGAAATTACTAACTCAGATGATTATCCTGTGTGGATCGATAGCTACCAACATGGAAAAATTATTATCAACAACATGACCTATACTCAACCAATATTCATTCGGGATAAGCATATTCAGATAGTCAATAAATCATTCCAAGAGCTAACGATAGATGATTTACTAATAACATCTGAATCAAAACCTGAAATTATTATTCTGGGCACAGGAGAAAAACAAATATTTTTACCCGGCAAATTACAAGTTGAACTTTATCAAAATGGCTTACGTGTTGACACTATGAACACAGCCTCTGCCACACATACGCTGAATCTGCTAATCGCAGATAATAGAAGAGTTTGGGCTTGGCTATGGCCATTCTAA
- a CDS encoding alpha/beta fold hydrolase, translated as MNMKKDIYTPHGLIETYIDGEGTPILFIHGTGGNAMSNWSELIRTLRSKTDWLYIRPNLPGSGRTPNSKEDLNLKIINAQIISILNELKIEEVHVIGFSLGASIALYLAGTHPERFLSVTSIGGFINSEAPSMQLKLKLWQDIINIDYKMASQTLCLDIFGSTFLMKLGNKMLNELVKSIEIGTNWDGMLSQIKLDLTINITSALNSITQPVLILTGTEDQIIPYEYANQLYHRLPQSKLIQINTGHASVLERPVEVANLLVDFIKSQ; from the coding sequence ATGAATATGAAAAAAGATATTTACACACCCCATGGTTTGATTGAAACATATATCGATGGGGAAGGAACCCCTATTCTTTTCATTCACGGAACAGGTGGCAATGCTATGAGTAATTGGTCTGAGTTAATCAGAACACTTAGATCAAAAACTGATTGGCTCTATATAAGACCTAACCTCCCGGGTTCTGGAAGAACGCCTAATAGCAAAGAAGATCTAAACCTAAAAATTATCAATGCCCAAATAATATCTATATTAAATGAACTAAAAATTGAAGAAGTCCATGTTATTGGTTTTTCTCTAGGTGCAAGTATTGCTTTGTATCTTGCTGGAACCCATCCTGAACGATTTTTATCGGTTACTTCTATTGGAGGATTTATTAATTCAGAAGCACCTAGCATGCAACTTAAACTTAAATTATGGCAAGATATAATTAATATTGACTATAAAATGGCTTCCCAAACATTATGTTTAGATATTTTTGGTAGTACTTTCCTAATGAAATTAGGTAATAAAATGTTAAATGAGTTAGTCAAAAGTATAGAAATAGGTACTAATTGGGATGGCATGTTGAGCCAAATTAAACTAGATTTAACCATTAATATTACCTCTGCCTTAAATAGCATCACACAACCTGTATTAATACTTACTGGTACCGAAGACCAAATAATTCCTTACGAATATGCCAACCAACTTTATCACCGACTACCTCAATCAAAATTGATCCAAATAAACACAGGACATGCTAGTGTATTAGAACGACCTGTAGAAGTAGCTAATTTATTAGTAGACTTCATTAAAAGCCAATAA
- a CDS encoding NUDIX domain-containing protein: protein MDLTERKISSDLIYESNFVKISRDKIQLPNGNNSYRIVINHPGAVCILATTKDNKVILVKQFRYAVGEALLEIPAGKLDVQGEDPAKCAMRELAEETPYTAKSVTLLQTFYSAPGFCDEKMYLYQAHDVQKNSQLKPDPDEILETILLSREEVKNSIAQMKIKDAKTLIALNYWLSEK from the coding sequence ATGGATTTAACTGAAAGAAAAATATCTAGTGATCTCATATATGAAAGTAACTTTGTTAAAATATCCCGAGATAAAATTCAACTACCCAATGGTAACAATAGTTATAGAATAGTCATTAATCATCCGGGAGCTGTATGCATTCTTGCAACAACTAAGGACAATAAAGTAATTTTAGTCAAGCAGTTTCGTTATGCTGTTGGCGAAGCTTTGCTAGAAATCCCTGCCGGCAAGTTAGATGTTCAAGGCGAAGATCCTGCCAAATGCGCTATGCGAGAGTTAGCGGAAGAAACGCCTTATACTGCCAAGAGTGTTACATTGTTACAGACATTCTATAGTGCGCCTGGTTTTTGTGATGAAAAAATGTATTTATACCAAGCTCATGATGTACAGAAGAACAGCCAACTCAAGCCAGATCCTGATGAAATATTGGAAACTATTTTGTTATCCAGAGAAGAAGTAAAAAATTCAATAGCTCAGATGAAAATCAAAGATGCCAAAACACTTATTGCATTAAATTACTGGCTATCTGAAAAATAA
- a CDS encoding TSUP family transporter, translated as MELQDLLLIIPIASIAGFLSGLLGIGGGLLTIPIIAYMLRSNFGDIEYLQQTAIGTSFAIMVLTALSSAVTHNRNGNINWNIVKKMTFPIILGTALGAFISPYIRSDYLQILFILFIYYVAIKSIINLKNQNQVIRELTSSKIKLAGLGTGLLSSWLGIGGGSIFVPFFLHYNIDIKKSLGTSAALGFPIALVGVMIYIVAGLEYTSILPKHSLGFMYWPYFMGLAIPTIIFAPLGAKANAISNPKLLKVFFVLLLLTIGTKMMCDLIH; from the coding sequence ATGGAGCTACAAGATCTTCTACTTATCATACCCATTGCCAGTATTGCAGGGTTTCTATCTGGGCTATTGGGTATAGGAGGTGGGTTGTTAACAATACCTATTATTGCCTATATGCTAAGAAGTAATTTTGGCGATATCGAATATTTACAGCAAACAGCTATTGGTACCTCTTTTGCTATAATGGTACTAACTGCCTTATCAAGTGCGGTAACACATAATAGAAATGGCAACATCAATTGGAACATTGTCAAAAAAATGACTTTTCCTATTATACTAGGCACCGCTTTAGGTGCTTTCATCAGCCCATATATTCGTAGTGATTATCTACAAATTTTATTCATCTTATTCATTTACTATGTCGCGATTAAATCTATTATTAACTTAAAAAACCAAAATCAAGTAATAAGGGAGCTTACTAGTTCTAAAATAAAATTAGCAGGGTTAGGCACAGGCTTACTATCTAGCTGGCTAGGTATAGGGGGTGGTTCTATATTCGTACCTTTTTTTTTGCATTATAATATTGATATTAAAAAAAGTTTAGGCACTTCAGCCGCCTTAGGGTTTCCGATCGCTTTAGTTGGTGTCATGATATACATCGTTGCTGGTCTAGAATACACTAGTATCCTTCCAAAACATAGTCTAGGATTTATGTACTGGCCTTACTTTATGGGACTTGCAATACCCACAATAATTTTTGCTCCTTTAGGGGCAAAGGCAAATGCTATTAGCAATCCTAAATTACTTAAAGTATTTTTTGTACTGCTACTTCTAACTATTGGAACCAAAATGATGTGTGATCTAATACATTGA
- a CDS encoding homoserine dehydrogenase, translated as MAPINIGIMGVGTVGKGTIGILIQNKLEIQKKLGAEFRIFMVACKNVQNARKVCPADTIITDNVFDVVQHPEIDIVIELIGGSTVARDLVLQAIENGKHIITANKKLLAEYGNEIFSVAEANQVTVRFEAAVAGGIPIIKVLREGLVANNIQWIAGIINGTSNFILTQMKDNSEDFESALGQAQKLGYAESDPTFDIEGHDAGHKITIMAALAFGIPIDFSHCYLEGISHLKSRDIMYANELGYQVKLLGITKRTDKGIELRVHPTLIPEDRLIASVNGVMNAVYVNSDMLGKSLYYGAGAGSLSTASAVVADLIDLSRELINQLKYPVVPHLSHLPSEVRELPFVCINDINSSYYLRVVVKDQLGVLSALTKIFVEHDVSIEVMMQKSDFNEGIAEIIILTHLTIEHNIKKVMAQIEFLEAMVGSVTMIRMESFHQ; from the coding sequence ATGGCACCAATTAATATTGGCATCATGGGTGTAGGGACTGTTGGTAAGGGAACTATTGGGATTTTAATTCAAAATAAACTTGAAATCCAAAAGAAATTAGGGGCTGAATTTCGTATTTTTATGGTTGCTTGCAAAAATGTACAAAATGCTCGAAAAGTTTGTCCGGCAGATACTATTATTACAGATAATGTTTTTGATGTAGTGCAACACCCAGAGATAGATATTGTTATAGAGTTGATTGGTGGGAGTACCGTAGCAAGAGATTTAGTCTTGCAAGCTATTGAAAACGGCAAACATATCATTACTGCCAATAAAAAGCTTTTAGCAGAATATGGTAATGAAATTTTTTCAGTTGCTGAAGCCAATCAAGTGACAGTTAGATTTGAAGCGGCGGTAGCTGGTGGTATTCCAATTATTAAAGTGCTAAGAGAAGGATTAGTAGCCAATAATATTCAATGGATTGCAGGTATTATTAATGGGACGAGTAATTTTATCCTAACTCAGATGAAAGACAACAGTGAGGATTTTGAATCGGCATTGGGACAAGCTCAAAAATTAGGTTACGCAGAGTCTGACCCAACCTTTGATATAGAAGGTCATGATGCAGGACATAAAATTACAATTATGGCTGCTTTGGCTTTTGGTATTCCAATTGATTTTAGTCATTGTTACTTAGAAGGAATTAGCCATTTAAAAAGTAGAGATATTATGTATGCCAATGAATTAGGATATCAAGTTAAATTACTGGGAATTACCAAAAGGACAGATAAAGGGATTGAATTAAGGGTGCATCCAACTTTAATTCCAGAGGATCGGTTAATTGCTAGTGTTAATGGTGTGATGAATGCAGTGTATGTAAATTCAGATATGTTAGGTAAGTCTTTATATTATGGTGCAGGAGCGGGTTCGTTATCGACTGCTAGTGCGGTAGTAGCTGATTTAATAGACTTATCTCGTGAGTTAATTAACCAGTTAAAATATCCTGTGGTACCACATCTTTCCCATTTGCCTAGTGAAGTTAGGGAACTACCTTTTGTTTGTATTAATGATATTAATAGTTCTTATTATTTAAGGGTGGTAGTAAAAGATCAATTAGGTGTTTTATCGGCATTGACTAAAATATTTGTTGAGCATGATGTTTCTATTGAAGTAATGATGCAGAAGTCTGATTTTAATGAAGGTATAGCAGAAATTATTATTCTGACACATCTGACTATTGAACATAATATAAAAAAGGTTATGGCACAGATAGAATTTTTAGAAGCTATGGTGGGTAGTGTTACTATGATTCGTATGGAGTCGTTTCATCAATAA
- the ugpC gene encoding sn-glycerol-3-phosphate ABC transporter ATP-binding protein UgpC, which translates to MASLELINVQKKYPDGYEAMRNFNVKIEDGEFVVIVGPSGCGKSTLMRMIAGLEEVTEGEVRICGRVVNQLEPSERDISMVFQNYALYPHMTVFQNISYGLKIAKIPKAEIKQRVYDVATMLGLQDLLDRKPKQLSGGQRQRVAMGRAIVRDPKIFLFDEPLSNLDAKLRVQMRLEIKKLQRQLKVTSLYVTHDQVEAMTLADRIIVLNKGNIEQIGTPDEIFNDPASYFVADFMGSPPMNLFPVTVSTSGELIGFDYKIQLNRENRKKDILGKEVYLGIRPEHLVVDGSGLPMEIEMIESLGSEKLFHLVSNNNNARYVMSHPIKHMNHHHEVGERIKFWVDNDINLRWFSRETGKRIY; encoded by the coding sequence ATGGCTAGCTTAGAGTTGATTAATGTACAAAAAAAGTATCCAGACGGCTATGAAGCCATGAGAAATTTTAATGTCAAGATTGAAGATGGCGAATTTGTTGTGATTGTCGGGCCATCGGGTTGCGGTAAGTCGACTTTAATGAGAATGATTGCCGGTCTTGAAGAAGTGACTGAAGGGGAGGTAAGAATATGTGGACGAGTTGTAAACCAGTTAGAGCCTTCTGAGCGGGACATTTCTATGGTGTTTCAAAATTATGCTCTTTACCCTCATATGACAGTATTTCAAAATATATCTTACGGCTTAAAGATTGCTAAAATACCTAAAGCTGAAATTAAACAGCGCGTATATGACGTTGCTACAATGCTCGGACTACAAGATTTATTGGATCGAAAGCCTAAACAACTGTCTGGTGGCCAACGGCAAAGAGTGGCCATGGGTAGGGCGATTGTTCGTGATCCTAAGATTTTTTTATTCGATGAGCCATTGTCAAATTTAGATGCGAAACTTCGGGTACAAATGCGTTTAGAGATTAAAAAGCTCCAACGTCAATTAAAAGTTACTAGTTTGTATGTAACTCATGATCAGGTTGAAGCAATGACTTTGGCTGATAGAATTATTGTTTTAAATAAAGGTAATATAGAGCAAATAGGCACTCCTGATGAAATATTTAATGATCCAGCTTCCTATTTTGTAGCTGATTTTATGGGGTCTCCACCCATGAATTTATTTCCAGTCACTGTGAGTACTTCAGGTGAATTAATTGGTTTTGATTACAAAATCCAATTAAATAGAGAAAATAGAAAAAAAGATATTTTGGGGAAAGAGGTTTACCTTGGTATCCGTCCTGAGCACTTAGTAGTAGATGGTAGTGGTTTGCCAATGGAGATTGAAATGATTGAGTCATTAGGATCTGAGAAGTTATTTCATCTGGTTTCTAATAATAATAATGCAAGATATGTTATGTCGCACCCAATAAAACATATGAATCATCATCATGAGGTAGGAGAACGAATTAAGTTCTGGGTTGACAATGATATTAATCTGCGTTGGTTTTCAAGAGAGACAGGGAAAAGAATTTATTAG
- a CDS encoding response regulator: MLDILLIEDNIDLANTFIDYLSLQKINVDYAPSAEIAFNLVQEHDYQCLLLDISLPGINGYQFCHKIRSLGKDVSILMVTAKDQLHHKLKGFDAGADDFLVKPVALEELVARIKVLANRKSGQVKTLKFGTMVMDFNTHQCTVNDQIFNLTPTGWKIMEILLRKAPDTVSRSEIENFLWGDLLPNSNSLKVHLHKLRQTLDQITDCDIQLETVPNYGLRLNQLS; this comes from the coding sequence ATGCTTGATATACTATTGATAGAAGATAATATAGATCTGGCGAACACTTTCATTGATTATTTGAGTCTTCAAAAAATTAATGTTGATTATGCCCCTAGTGCGGAAATTGCTTTTAACCTAGTACAAGAGCATGATTATCAATGTTTGCTTCTAGATATTAGTTTACCTGGTATCAATGGCTACCAGTTTTGCCACAAAATCAGATCCCTTGGTAAAGATGTTTCTATCTTGATGGTAACAGCTAAAGACCAACTGCACCATAAATTAAAAGGATTTGATGCTGGTGCAGATGACTTTTTGGTTAAGCCTGTAGCCTTGGAGGAGTTGGTGGCTCGCATCAAAGTACTAGCTAACCGAAAAAGTGGACAGGTAAAAACCTTAAAATTTGGTACTATGGTTATGGATTTTAACACTCATCAATGTACTGTAAATGACCAAATTTTTAACTTAACGCCTACTGGTTGGAAAATTATGGAAATTTTGTTAAGAAAAGCACCTGATACTGTGAGTCGTTCAGAAATAGAAAATTTCTTATGGGGAGATTTACTGCCTAATAGTAATAGTTTAAAAGTTCACTTACACAAACTAAGACAAACTTTAGATCAAATCACTGATTGTGATATCCAACTTGAAACAGTTCCAAACTATGGCCTCAGACTTAATCAATTATCTTAA
- a CDS encoding ABC transporter permease subunit, whose product MQEKNVFNHKILPYLLIIPQLIIVLVFFFLPAGQSIWSSFFVTDNFGRNPSFVGLANYAALFLDEAYYQSIVVTVVFSTLVTLIGLGIALLLALMADNVLKGKLFYRTFLIIPYAIAPAVVGALMNFIFSPSVGILAFMLRDYFGIPWNPLLNSTHALALATISAVWIQVSYNFLFFLAGLQSIPQSVIEASAIDGAGPWRRFKDIIIPLLAPTTFFLFIMNIIYAFFETFPIIDMTTQGGPGNMTNILVYRVYKVAFQENNYGSSGAQSVILMLIIITLTFIQFKYIEKKIHY is encoded by the coding sequence ATGCAAGAAAAAAATGTTTTTAATCATAAGATACTTCCTTATTTATTAATTATCCCTCAATTGATTATTGTATTGGTTTTTTTCTTCTTACCAGCAGGGCAAAGCATTTGGAGTTCTTTCTTTGTTACGGATAACTTTGGTCGAAATCCAAGCTTTGTTGGGCTGGCCAATTATGCAGCTCTCTTTTTAGATGAGGCTTATTATCAATCCATCGTAGTAACGGTTGTTTTTTCAACCCTAGTTACGTTAATTGGTTTAGGTATTGCATTATTATTGGCGTTAATGGCTGATAATGTCTTAAAAGGTAAGTTATTTTATCGGACTTTTTTAATCATACCTTATGCTATAGCACCAGCAGTTGTTGGCGCCTTAATGAATTTTATTTTTTCTCCTTCAGTTGGTATTTTGGCCTTTATGTTAAGAGATTATTTTGGTATTCCTTGGAACCCATTACTTAATTCTACTCACGCACTAGCTTTGGCCACCATTTCTGCTGTTTGGATCCAAGTATCCTATAATTTTTTATTTTTTTTGGCAGGATTACAATCTATTCCTCAATCTGTTATTGAAGCTTCAGCAATTGACGGTGCCGGTCCTTGGAGACGGTTTAAGGATATCATTATTCCTTTATTAGCACCAACAACATTTTTTTTATTTATTATGAATATTATTTATGCATTCTTTGAAACTTTCCCCATTATAGATATGACGACTCAAGGAGGCCCCGGAAATATGACTAATATTTTAGTTTATCGGGTGTATAAGGTAGCATTTCAGGAAAATAATTATGGTTCATCTGGTGCTCAATCTGTTATCCTAATGTTAATTATTATAACTCTAACGTTTATACAGTTTAAGTACATAGAGAAGAAAATCCATTATTAA
- a CDS encoding cell division protein FtsB, which yields MKFITSFLLLCLTLLQYNIWTGKGGWKDFSSIGSELAKLEEKNKALQVRNDAMQAEINDLKSGSDAIAETARKDLGFINSNEIYYQIIP from the coding sequence ATGAAATTCATTACTTCATTTCTTTTACTCTGCCTTACTTTATTACAGTACAACATCTGGACAGGCAAAGGTGGTTGGAAAGATTTTTCTTCTATTGGCAGTGAGTTGGCTAAATTAGAAGAAAAAAATAAGGCACTACAAGTTCGCAATGATGCTATGCAAGCTGAAATAAATGATTTAAAAAGTGGCAGCGATGCTATTGCGGAAACTGCTCGTAAAGATTTAGGCTTTATTAATAGTAATGAAATTTATTACCAAATAATCCCATAG
- a CDS encoding superoxide dismutase [Fe] (SodB; iron binding; present under aerobic and anaerobic conditions; destroys free radicals) has product MSFELPKLPYEKNALEPHISEETINYHYGKHHQTYVNNLNNLLADNKDYANLCLEEIIQKAPAGGLFNNSAQVWNHTFYWNCLSPNGGGRPTGMLLEALEKNFGSFDSFVEEFTKQATANFGSGWTWLVKKADGSLTIVNTSNADTPIKDKSLTPILTVDIWEHAYYIDYKNARPEYLKHFWELVNWEFASENLGQIAS; this is encoded by the coding sequence ATGTCTTTTGAATTACCAAAACTTCCATACGAAAAAAATGCGTTAGAACCCCATATCTCTGAAGAAACTATCAACTATCACTATGGTAAACATCATCAAACTTATGTGAATAATTTGAATAACCTGTTAGCTGACAACAAAGACTATGCTAATTTATGTTTAGAAGAAATCATTCAAAAAGCTCCTGCAGGTGGTCTCTTTAATAATTCAGCTCAAGTTTGGAATCATACTTTCTACTGGAATTGCTTGTCACCAAACGGTGGCGGGAGACCAACCGGGATGTTACTCGAAGCCCTAGAAAAAAATTTTGGTTCTTTCGATTCTTTTGTAGAAGAATTCACCAAACAAGCTACTGCTAATTTCGGTTCTGGCTGGACTTGGCTAGTTAAAAAAGCTGATGGTTCTCTCACTATTGTTAATACAAGCAATGCAGATACCCCTATTAAAGATAAATCTCTCACCCCAATACTAACAGTAGATATTTGGGAACATGCTTACTATATTGATTATAAAAATGCTCGTCCTGAATATTTAAAACACTTTTGGGAATTGGTTAATTGGGAATTTGCTAGTGAAAATCTAGGACAAATTGCTAGCTAG
- a CDS encoding glycerophosphodiester phosphodiesterase, with protein sequence MKEILIMNKHDISLENWLYPRWIAHRGGGNVAPENTLKGFELGYESGFIGVEFDVKITKDNQSVVIHDDDLKRVAGVDVQVKDLLLEEITRIDVGTNYPHYQPAYVPSLKEIADFCVCNNIASNVEIKPCLGREICTAEIVAKDTIEFWQNSLIPPLFSSFSLDVLQKLKEIYPDSLRGLLIEKWDSDTEIINQLKTLQCISLHVPEKDLTESRISKIRKEGYAVLAWTVNDLDRAKELISWGVDGVITDLIDQSFQIIE encoded by the coding sequence ATGAAGGAAATACTAATCATGAATAAGCATGATATAAGTCTTGAAAATTGGCTGTATCCTCGATGGATAGCACATCGAGGTGGGGGTAACGTTGCACCTGAAAACACCCTAAAAGGATTTGAATTGGGGTATGAATCTGGTTTTATAGGTGTAGAATTTGATGTGAAAATAACCAAAGATAATCAATCTGTTGTTATTCACGATGATGATTTAAAGAGAGTCGCTGGAGTTGATGTTCAAGTAAAAGATTTATTGTTAGAAGAAATTACTCGTATTGATGTAGGTACTAACTATCCACATTATCAACCTGCTTATGTACCGAGTCTGAAAGAAATTGCTGATTTTTGTGTGTGTAATAATATTGCTAGTAATGTTGAAATAAAACCTTGTTTGGGTAGAGAAATATGTACAGCAGAGATAGTAGCTAAAGATACTATTGAGTTCTGGCAAAATAGTCTTATTCCCCCGTTATTTTCTTCATTTTCTTTAGATGTCTTACAAAAACTAAAAGAAATATATCCAGATAGTCTAAGGGGATTATTGATTGAAAAATGGGATAGTGATACAGAAATTATTAACCAACTAAAAACATTGCAATGTATTTCGTTACACGTACCTGAAAAAGATCTGACTGAATCTAGAATTTCTAAGATTAGAAAAGAAGGGTATGCAGTTTTGGCATGGACAGTCAATGACTTAGATAGAGCAAAAGAGCTCATCTCATGGGGGGTTGATGGTGTGATTACTGATCTAATTGATCAAAGTTTTCAAATAATAGAATGA